A single window of Pontibacillus chungwhensis DNA harbors:
- a CDS encoding BrxA/BrxB family bacilliredoxin produces MNAYEEYMKQVAQPMRDELTGAGFTELTTPEEVDSFVSEMEGTALVVVNSVCGCAAGLARPSAKESLQNTKRPDHIVTVFAGQDREATNRMREYFEGYEPTSPSMAVMKKGQVVHFIPREEIEDHEVEEIVANLTKAYDEYC; encoded by the coding sequence ATGAACGCATATGAAGAATACATGAAACAAGTAGCACAGCCGATGAGAGACGAACTTACGGGTGCTGGTTTTACCGAATTGACTACCCCTGAAGAGGTTGATTCCTTCGTAAGTGAAATGGAAGGAACAGCTCTTGTCGTTGTAAATTCAGTTTGTGGATGTGCAGCCGGTCTGGCCCGACCTTCTGCAAAAGAATCTCTACAAAACACGAAACGCCCTGACCATATTGTAACGGTTTTCGCTGGTCAAGACCGTGAAGCCACAAATCGTATGAGAGAGTACTTTGAAGGGTACGAGCCCACTTCCCCTTCAATGGCCGTTATGAAAAAGGGACAAGTCGTTCACTTTATTCCACGTGAAGAGATTGAAGATCACGAGGTGGAAGAGATTGTGGCAAACTTAACGAAAGCCTACGACGAATATTGTTAA
- a CDS encoding class I SAM-dependent methyltransferase: MAKELIVGVSTVNPSAEDFYNQLAEHYHMIFKDWDEAIQYQGETLSKLLTSLIIKDRKDTSLLDCSCGIGTQSIGLALSGYNVTATDISRAAVERAKQEAFTRDASISFGISDFRRLNQDIKGTFDILLSADNSLPHLLNEEDLRLAASQFYQKVKTGGWLVITMRNYDELLKEKPASTPPKSLNEGNRIVFQLWDWKEDGRTYTLHHFIMNKTQDTWHTKQFSTDYRAILQDELTALLEEAGFYNINWKSAKETGYYQPILLARKP; this comes from the coding sequence ATGGCAAAAGAACTTATAGTAGGAGTGAGCACAGTGAACCCATCCGCTGAAGATTTTTACAATCAACTAGCAGAACATTACCATATGATTTTTAAGGATTGGGATGAAGCCATTCAATACCAGGGAGAAACCTTAAGCAAACTTCTTACATCACTGATTATCAAAGATCGTAAAGATACATCCTTATTAGATTGTTCGTGTGGGATCGGTACTCAGTCGATTGGTCTTGCCCTCTCCGGTTATAATGTTACCGCAACGGACATTAGTAGAGCAGCAGTGGAGCGGGCAAAACAAGAGGCCTTCACTCGAGACGCGTCTATCTCTTTTGGGATATCTGATTTCCGACGTTTAAATCAAGATATTAAGGGTACCTTTGACATTCTCCTCTCAGCGGACAATTCGCTACCCCATCTCTTAAATGAAGAGGATTTACGTTTGGCAGCTTCACAATTCTATCAGAAAGTGAAGACAGGGGGATGGCTCGTTATTACAATGAGAAACTATGACGAACTGTTAAAAGAAAAGCCTGCCTCTACTCCTCCTAAGTCTCTTAATGAAGGGAATCGAATTGTCTTCCAACTGTGGGATTGGAAAGAGGACGGACGCACGTATACCCTCCACCACTTTATTATGAATAAAACGCAAGACACCTGGCATACAAAACAGTTTTCAACAGATTATCGTGCAATCTTACAAGATGAATTGACCGCTTTATTAGAAGAAGCCGGCTTCTATAATATCAATTGGAAGAGCGCTAAAGAGACAGGTTATTATCAACCTATACTACTTGCAAGGAAACCTTAA
- a CDS encoding O-acetylhomoserine aminocarboxypropyltransferase/cysteine synthase family protein: MTQKSHLFENETVSLHGGQHPDKATGSRAVPIYQTTSYVFNDTEHAKNLFSLAEPGNIYTRLGNPTVDVFEQRVALLEDGVAAVATSSGMSAITLAILNIASAGDEIVASTNLYGGTYNLFAVTLPKYGINVTFVDSTDPEQFRDAITSKTKAIFAEVIGNPSLHVLDIESVADIAHDYHIPLIVDSTFATPILCKPLSFGADIVVHSATKWIGGHGTSIGGVVVDGGRFDWNHELFPGFTEPDESYHGLRYGSDVGPAGFAVKLRVQLLRDIGACLSPHNAFHLLQGLETLHLRIERHVQNAKEIALYLENHPGVSWVSYPGLPSHPSHSLAQKYLNQGAGSMVVFGIKGGLEEGKRAIDHIKLWSHVANVGDAKSLIIHPASTTHQQLNNENLVKTGVTEDLIRLSVGIESTKDLIEDLEQAIYKATGVSSQDPQASGASSYLQSSLYRDETAVRPKKIVFLGNPNSKDESSKLSRLGFKLTDGPGTEADIVYVTEKQEGQVQISPITKLVAYRKGTLTEEQLTYLREQNLTLLSTENLYRDAIGVRIPNYIEEPVKA, from the coding sequence ATGACTCAAAAATCTCATCTATTTGAAAACGAAACAGTAAGTTTACACGGTGGCCAGCATCCTGATAAAGCGACAGGTTCACGTGCGGTTCCCATTTACCAAACCACCTCTTATGTCTTTAACGACACAGAACATGCCAAAAATCTATTTTCCCTTGCAGAACCCGGAAACATCTACACTCGTCTTGGCAATCCAACAGTAGATGTATTTGAACAAAGGGTTGCACTTCTAGAGGACGGCGTAGCAGCCGTTGCTACTTCATCTGGTATGTCTGCGATCACCCTTGCTATCTTAAACATCGCAAGCGCTGGTGATGAAATCGTTGCCTCCACGAACCTATACGGTGGTACTTACAATTTATTTGCCGTCACTCTCCCGAAATACGGAATCAATGTCACCTTTGTTGACAGTACAGACCCAGAGCAATTTCGAGATGCGATTACTTCAAAAACAAAAGCCATCTTTGCAGAAGTGATTGGAAACCCAAGTTTACATGTACTAGATATCGAATCAGTGGCCGACATCGCTCACGACTATCACATCCCCCTTATCGTGGATAGTACCTTTGCAACACCGATCCTTTGTAAGCCTTTATCTTTTGGAGCAGACATTGTCGTTCACTCTGCGACGAAATGGATTGGAGGTCATGGAACATCCATTGGAGGAGTAGTTGTAGATGGAGGACGTTTCGACTGGAATCATGAATTGTTCCCCGGCTTTACTGAACCGGATGAAAGTTATCATGGACTTAGATATGGGTCAGATGTTGGTCCAGCAGGCTTCGCGGTAAAATTAAGGGTTCAATTATTACGAGATATCGGAGCATGCTTAAGTCCACACAATGCCTTTCATCTATTACAAGGACTAGAAACCTTACATTTACGGATAGAGCGTCATGTTCAAAATGCAAAAGAAATTGCTCTTTACCTTGAGAATCATCCTGGTGTGAGTTGGGTTTCTTACCCTGGCCTTCCATCACACCCATCCCATTCACTTGCTCAGAAGTACTTAAATCAGGGCGCAGGCTCGATGGTTGTATTCGGGATAAAAGGAGGACTTGAAGAAGGAAAACGCGCTATTGATCACATCAAGTTGTGGTCCCATGTAGCCAATGTAGGAGATGCAAAATCACTTATCATTCATCCTGCTTCAACTACACATCAGCAATTGAATAACGAGAATTTAGTGAAAACCGGTGTTACAGAAGATTTAATACGCCTATCAGTTGGAATTGAATCAACGAAGGATCTAATTGAAGATTTAGAACAAGCGATTTATAAAGCAACAGGAGTCTCAAGCCAGGACCCTCAAGCATCCGGGGCCTCTTCCTACTTACAATCAAGTTTATACCGTGATGAAACAGCCGTCCGACCTAAAAAAATCGTCTTTTTAGGGAATCCGAATTCAAAAGATGAATCTTCGAAGCTATCACGTCTTGGGTTTAAACTAACTGATGGGCCAGGTACTGAAGCTGATATTGTCTATGTAACCGAGAAACAAGAAGGTCAGGTTCAAATTAGTCCCATTACAAAGCTTGTAGCTTATCGCAAAGGGACATTAACGGAAGAGCAGCTCACTTACCTAAGAGAACAAAACCTTACGTTACTAAGCACTGAAAATTTATACAGAGATGCCATCGGTGTTCGTATACCTAATTATATAGAAGAGCCTGTTAAAGCCTAA
- a CDS encoding conserved virulence factor C family protein, which translates to MNIVSIEPTPSPNSMKINLNEQLADGESRNYKRNDDRSEAPDYIQQLFEIEGVKSLYHVSDFIALDRNPKHPWENILPEVRSVFGSSEQPTMEQTEETAQNTEAFGEVNVYVQMFRGIPMQVKLQEGENEQRVGLPERFMNAAMKASPSSPNMVMERKWVEQNPRYGDPEEVGQEVAEELSASYDEDRLASLVEQAFDEGAGDLQTGHEEAKQVTLETLDHPDWKVRYAALDRMHPTYNDLPVLDKALEDEKASIRRLATAYLGMIEEPEVLPYLYKALNDKSTTVRRTAGDCLSDLGFKEAMPEMIQSLSDKNKLVRWRAAMFLYELGDESAIPALQVAIQDSEFEVRMQAKMALRRIEGGEEAKGSVWHQMTQARKK; encoded by the coding sequence ATGAATATTGTGTCAATTGAACCGACACCAAGCCCCAATTCAATGAAGATTAATTTGAATGAGCAACTAGCCGACGGAGAATCACGTAATTATAAAAGAAACGACGATCGATCTGAAGCTCCCGATTACATTCAGCAACTTTTCGAAATTGAAGGGGTTAAAAGTTTATATCACGTTTCGGACTTTATTGCATTAGACCGAAATCCGAAACATCCTTGGGAAAACATATTACCTGAAGTACGTTCGGTATTTGGTTCATCAGAACAACCAACGATGGAACAAACTGAAGAAACAGCCCAAAATACCGAAGCATTTGGAGAAGTGAACGTTTATGTACAAATGTTCCGCGGAATTCCAATGCAGGTTAAACTACAAGAAGGTGAAAATGAGCAACGGGTTGGCCTGCCTGAACGCTTTATGAACGCAGCCATGAAAGCTTCACCCTCTTCTCCTAACATGGTTATGGAACGTAAATGGGTTGAACAGAACCCACGTTACGGAGACCCAGAAGAAGTGGGGCAAGAAGTGGCAGAAGAACTTTCGGCAAGTTATGATGAAGACAGACTAGCCTCATTAGTAGAACAAGCTTTTGATGAAGGTGCAGGTGATCTTCAAACAGGTCATGAAGAAGCAAAACAAGTAACGCTTGAAACATTAGATCATCCTGATTGGAAAGTACGCTACGCAGCCCTTGACCGTATGCACCCAACCTATAACGACCTTCCTGTTTTGGATAAAGCATTAGAGGATGAGAAGGCATCGATTCGACGCCTTGCCACAGCTTATCTTGGAATGATTGAAGAACCTGAAGTCCTTCCCTATTTATACAAAGCGTTAAACGATAAATCAACCACAGTCCGCCGTACAGCTGGTGACTGTTTATCAGATTTGGGGTTCAAGGAAGCTATGCCAGAGATGATTCAGTCTTTATCTGACAAGAATAAGCTAGTCCGTTGGCGAGCAGCCATGTTTTTATATGAACTTGGTGATGAATCAGCCATTCCTGCTTTACAAGTAGCCATTCAGGATTCAGAATTTGAAGTACGCATGCAAGCCAAAATGGCTCTTCGTCGTATTGAAGGCGGAGAAGAAGCCAAAGGTTCTGTGTGGCATCAAATGACTCAGGCAAGAAAGAAGTAA
- the serA gene encoding phosphoglycerate dehydrogenase, translated as MFKVLVSDPISEDGIKALLDSDQVQVDQKTDLSPEALKETIPEYDGLIVRSQTKVTKEILERATKLKVIGRAGVGVDTIDLEAATEHGVIVVNAPNGNTISTCEHTFAMLMASARNIPQAHKTLTEGTWDRKTYKGVELKGKTLGIVGMGRIGTEVAKRAKAFQMSVIGYDPFLTEERASQIGITKGDLDTVYENADFITVHTPLIKETHHLINKSAFQKMKKGVRIVNCARGGIIDEEALLEAIDEGIVARAALDVFEEEPPTNNPLVGKPEVIVTPHLGASTSEAQLYVAEDVSQEILNVLADQPFHNAVNMPAVNDETRRTLEPYYLLSEKLGEMMIQLAKKAPKHIKISYAGTLTDFNTELVTRTFVKGLLSHYLGEKVNIVNATHLAKQYGLSYSVENTTASMGYSGLISVSLTTDEGEYSAAGTLFDGLGPRIVHVNQYTIDIAPTDRLLYIQHTDVPGIIGHVGSLLGKHEINIATMQVGRKQAGGQAIMMLTIDRALSEDVLGELLQVDHIHSAKNIDL; from the coding sequence ATGTTTAAAGTATTAGTAAGTGATCCAATAAGTGAAGATGGAATTAAAGCATTGCTTGATTCAGATCAAGTCCAAGTCGATCAGAAAACCGACCTCTCACCTGAGGCATTGAAGGAAACGATTCCAGAATATGATGGCTTGATTGTACGTTCCCAAACAAAAGTCACAAAAGAAATTCTAGAAAGGGCTACGAAACTAAAAGTGATTGGCCGAGCAGGCGTTGGCGTGGACACAATCGACTTAGAAGCAGCGACAGAGCATGGTGTAATCGTCGTAAACGCCCCTAACGGAAATACGATTTCAACTTGTGAGCACACATTTGCCATGCTAATGGCTTCAGCCAGAAATATTCCCCAAGCTCACAAGACATTAACGGAAGGAACCTGGGACCGGAAGACTTATAAGGGTGTAGAACTAAAAGGAAAAACACTCGGAATCGTCGGAATGGGACGGATCGGTACAGAAGTAGCTAAAAGAGCCAAAGCCTTTCAAATGAGTGTGATTGGCTATGATCCTTTCCTAACAGAGGAACGTGCTTCTCAAATCGGAATTACCAAAGGCGATCTTGATACCGTTTATGAGAATGCTGATTTCATTACCGTGCATACTCCTCTCATAAAAGAAACGCATCATTTAATTAATAAAAGCGCATTCCAAAAAATGAAAAAAGGCGTGCGCATCGTAAACTGTGCCCGTGGTGGCATTATTGATGAAGAAGCACTCCTTGAAGCAATTGACGAAGGAATTGTTGCTAGAGCCGCTTTAGATGTGTTTGAGGAAGAACCACCTACAAATAACCCCCTTGTTGGGAAACCTGAGGTTATTGTAACGCCTCACTTAGGAGCATCAACATCTGAAGCACAACTTTATGTTGCAGAAGATGTGAGTCAAGAGATTCTAAATGTTCTAGCTGATCAACCTTTCCATAATGCGGTTAATATGCCGGCTGTGAATGATGAAACAAGACGAACATTAGAACCTTATTACCTATTAAGCGAGAAACTCGGAGAAATGATGATCCAGCTTGCTAAAAAAGCTCCGAAACATATTAAAATTAGCTATGCAGGTACTTTAACCGATTTCAACACAGAGCTTGTAACCCGTACATTTGTAAAAGGATTGCTCAGCCATTACCTCGGCGAAAAAGTGAATATTGTCAATGCGACTCACCTCGCCAAACAGTACGGTCTAAGCTACTCTGTGGAGAATACAACAGCTAGTATGGGGTACTCTGGCCTCATAAGCGTTTCCTTAACAACAGACGAAGGAGAATACAGTGCAGCTGGTACTCTATTTGATGGGCTTGGACCGCGTATCGTTCATGTTAATCAGTACACAATTGATATTGCACCAACTGACCGTCTTCTCTACATCCAGCATACTGACGTTCCTGGGATTATCGGCCATGTTGGTAGTCTGCTAGGGAAACACGAAATCAACATCGCAACCATGCAAGTAGGTCGCAAACAAGCTGGTGGTCAAGCGATTATGATGTTAACCATCGATCGAGCCCTTTCTGAAGATGTGTTAGGCGAATTACTACAAGTGGACCACATCCACTCAGCTAAAAACATAGATTTATAG
- a CDS encoding homoserine dehydrogenase produces the protein MTIRVGLLGYGTVGKGFAETIQSHQERLQNLLEGEPVEIASILVKNPTKKREFPHSSLVTTDFNELFLQDIDVVIDAIVGEEPAFSYCKKAIESGKHVITANKQMFAKHGKTLKKLAEKCDVSLGYESTTVAGTPIIRTLSQLLQVNRVERFEGILNGTSNFILTRMKENKVSFDQALQEAKDKGYAEADPSNDINGRDAFYKLMIVSELIYGKQPNWNEVFVEGIDVIRSDHIEEASFMGKKIKHIATIEWKDGDVRASIQPIALTHHHPLYAIDHEQNGVVIHTDLAGPLTLAGPGAGASTTASGMLEDLVHIFQKTNRKTHQLL, from the coding sequence ATGACAATTCGAGTTGGATTGCTCGGCTACGGAACAGTTGGAAAGGGATTTGCCGAAACCATTCAATCGCATCAGGAAAGGCTGCAGAATCTTTTAGAAGGAGAACCTGTTGAAATTGCTAGTATTCTTGTTAAAAATCCAACTAAAAAACGGGAGTTTCCTCACTCTAGTTTAGTTACAACAGATTTCAACGAGCTTTTTCTTCAAGATATTGATGTTGTGATCGATGCGATCGTTGGAGAAGAGCCCGCGTTTAGTTACTGTAAGAAAGCAATAGAGAGTGGTAAACATGTAATAACGGCAAATAAACAAATGTTTGCTAAACATGGAAAGACTTTAAAGAAGTTAGCAGAAAAATGCGATGTTTCCTTAGGATATGAATCTACCACAGTTGCAGGGACGCCAATTATTCGTACACTCTCCCAACTGCTCCAGGTCAATCGTGTAGAACGGTTTGAAGGGATTCTAAATGGGACGTCAAATTTCATCTTAACGAGGATGAAAGAAAACAAGGTATCCTTTGACCAGGCTCTGCAAGAAGCAAAGGACAAAGGGTACGCAGAGGCCGATCCATCAAACGACATAAATGGGCGCGATGCTTTTTATAAACTTATGATTGTCAGTGAGCTCATTTATGGCAAACAGCCAAACTGGAATGAGGTATTTGTAGAAGGGATCGATGTTATCCGCTCTGATCATATAGAAGAAGCCTCATTCATGGGTAAGAAAATAAAGCATATTGCGACCATTGAATGGAAAGACGGTGATGTTCGTGCTTCCATTCAGCCTATCGCCCTTACCCATCATCATCCCCTTTATGCCATTGACCATGAGCAAAATGGCGTGGTCATTCATACCGACTTGGCTGGACCGCTCACATTGGCAGGCCCTGGTGCTGGAGCCTCCACAACTGCAAGCGGAATGCTCGAGGACCTTGTGCATATCTTCCAGAAAACGAACCGAAAAACGCATCAGCTTCTATAA
- a CDS encoding HAD family hydrolase — MGKTILFDVDGVLLSEHRYFDASALTVWELIHSENYLGLQSDRFHTDVTESEVGDLRAEVFQEDEVLYLIKSKGINANWDMVYLTFSFQLIRLLAQLNEVKPKYVEKVFQDMTLDRQALQEIGGELYKAGIEPDYKTFVPVMKDVEAMRGELLTHLNQIAYEMTGIETMAFTRNSALWELGRETFQEWYVGEDLTEKSIGRPPYQQGKGGFVHIETPLATMEELDNLFTKLKDDGYTLGIGTGRPALETVEPLENLGILSYFDRNRMATASDVLEAEKKYGDKAPLAKPNPFTYMFAWLGRSSIEEALDYSFTEEEKDSVIIVGDSLADGLAAQSLGCHFVAVLTGLSGQKARKEFEQNDQHTIIDNIKDLHKVL; from the coding sequence TTGGGAAAAACGATTTTATTTGATGTAGATGGGGTTTTGTTAAGTGAACATCGATATTTTGATGCTTCGGCATTAACCGTGTGGGAACTTATACATAGTGAGAATTATTTGGGTCTTCAATCAGACCGTTTTCATACAGACGTAACCGAAAGTGAAGTAGGCGATTTGCGCGCAGAAGTTTTCCAGGAAGATGAGGTATTGTACTTAATTAAATCAAAAGGAATCAATGCAAACTGGGACATGGTCTATTTAACATTTTCCTTTCAACTGATTCGTTTGTTAGCTCAGCTAAATGAAGTGAAACCGAAGTACGTTGAGAAAGTGTTCCAAGATATGACGCTTGACCGGCAAGCACTTCAAGAAATTGGGGGAGAGTTGTATAAGGCTGGTATAGAACCAGATTATAAAACATTTGTCCCAGTTATGAAAGATGTTGAAGCGATGCGAGGTGAGTTGCTTACCCATTTAAACCAAATCGCATATGAAATGACAGGTATTGAGACGATGGCTTTCACAAGAAACAGTGCTCTTTGGGAGTTAGGAAGAGAAACCTTCCAGGAATGGTATGTGGGTGAGGACCTAACAGAGAAATCAATCGGAAGGCCACCGTATCAACAAGGGAAAGGTGGATTTGTCCATATTGAAACGCCTCTTGCGACTATGGAGGAATTGGATAACCTGTTTACGAAATTAAAAGATGATGGGTATACGCTCGGAATTGGTACAGGTCGTCCAGCACTAGAAACGGTAGAACCACTTGAAAACTTAGGCATTCTCTCTTACTTTGACCGGAATCGCATGGCTACTGCTTCTGACGTCCTGGAAGCGGAAAAGAAATACGGTGACAAAGCTCCACTCGCGAAGCCGAATCCATTCACCTATATGTTTGCCTGGTTAGGACGGTCGAGTATAGAAGAGGCGCTTGACTATTCATTTACTGAAGAAGAGAAAGATTCAGTGATTATTGTAGGAGATTCCCTCGCAGACGGTCTTGCAGCCCAAAGTCTTGGTTGTCATTTCGTCGCTGTTCTGACAGGATTATCAGGTCAAAAAGCAAGAAAAGAGTTTGAGCAAAATGATCAACACACCATTATAGATAACATTAAAGACCTTCACAAAGTCCTTTAA
- a CDS encoding MFS transporter codes for MNHVYRKQRKHASIILLAALGISALGDWVYLIALNLMVLDKTGSPLAVTFLYIARPIAVIATNLWAGSIIDRINQRNMMIGLDFIRGLLVLLIPLTNNLTIVYGLVLIIYMASAMSEPTALSYITNLIPSEKRKHFNGWRSLLDSGGFVLGPAIAGALLVVGGYKISIILNGVSFLIAALLIFYLPKPNKERDSLEKPSYEMFKRDWKDVWSFSRNHRFMMLTYFLVGVIMVFVAAIDSLEAAFSTNIIMLSEIKYGLLVSIAGAGYVMGSLVLIAISHFISFRMMIGLGAIFVGAGYVVYSFSSVMGQAATGFFILSFFMAWMQTGFNTFVQHSIPPDRIGRVSSIYGWLEALLTIMATIVIGFTAEFLTLQGSVIVASVILAGLSTILFSLSVLQDKRRRVSLLYH; via the coding sequence ATGAATCACGTCTATCGAAAGCAACGAAAGCACGCTTCTATCATCTTATTAGCAGCGCTTGGAATCTCTGCACTAGGGGATTGGGTTTACCTTATTGCATTAAATCTCATGGTGTTAGACAAAACAGGATCACCGCTTGCTGTTACCTTTTTATATATAGCAAGACCAATTGCTGTTATTGCCACAAATTTATGGGCCGGCAGTATAATTGATCGTATCAATCAGAGAAATATGATGATTGGATTAGACTTTATACGGGGGTTGCTGGTATTGTTGATCCCTTTAACGAACAACCTAACAATAGTCTACGGACTGGTACTAATTATTTATATGGCCAGTGCTATGAGCGAACCGACAGCTTTGTCGTATATAACGAACCTGATTCCGTCAGAGAAGAGGAAACATTTTAATGGATGGAGAAGCTTGCTGGACTCTGGTGGATTTGTGTTAGGACCAGCTATTGCAGGAGCATTATTAGTGGTAGGAGGCTATAAAATTTCGATTATCTTGAATGGAGTTTCTTTTTTGATCGCAGCGTTGCTTATTTTTTATCTCCCTAAACCGAATAAAGAGAGGGATAGTCTCGAAAAACCTTCTTATGAAATGTTTAAAAGAGACTGGAAAGATGTGTGGTCCTTTTCAAGAAACCATCGTTTTATGATGCTAACCTACTTCTTAGTTGGCGTTATAATGGTGTTCGTGGCAGCTATTGATTCTTTGGAAGCTGCTTTCTCTACAAATATAATCATGCTTTCTGAAATAAAATATGGCCTTTTAGTAAGTATTGCTGGGGCTGGGTATGTGATGGGTTCCTTAGTTCTCATCGCGATTTCCCATTTCATTAGTTTTCGAATGATGATTGGTTTAGGAGCTATATTCGTTGGGGCAGGTTATGTGGTGTATAGTTTTTCAAGTGTAATGGGTCAAGCAGCTACTGGATTCTTTATCCTTTCCTTCTTCATGGCTTGGATGCAAACGGGTTTTAATACGTTCGTACAACATTCTATCCCGCCAGATAGAATCGGAAGGGTATCCAGTATATACGGTTGGTTAGAAGCACTCCTCACTATTATGGCAACGATTGTAATTGGCTTTACTGCTGAATTTCTTACGCTACAAGGCTCTGTAATTGTAGCAAGCGTGATATTAGCTGGCCTTTCAACCATTCTTTTCAGTTTGTCTGTGCTTCAGGATAAAAGAAGAAGGGTCTCTCTTTTATATCATTAA